The sequence CAATTTACTTCGGTATAGCTGCCTTTCTTGATCCCGTTTCATAATTGTACAAAGTAGTGGTAATTCTGTTCCAACCAGAAAGTTGAAATGaggaaaaaaattgcttttgttATAGCGTTGGTcttatatttttctctttatgtaATGCTAATTCGAAGATCACctcgaatttttaaaatcgcaTCAAAGATTCAAATTATCACTAGCGCAAACGTACAAATCAATGTGAGTAgtgaaaaaaatcacaaaatattcCACGGCTATTTTCAACGGCAGATCTGCCGACAAATATACGGCAAAATAGCTATTGTTTCGACCATGACGGCTGGTAATTACGTGAAAAATGTCGTTAATAACGCAGTACAATCAATTAAATGTTATGCCAAATTGAGAGGTTATGATTTGTATCAAATACAGGAGGAGAAAGATGGAAATTATACAGGAACAAACGGATGGACTATTCCAAAACAATGTCTGAAAGGAGAAGTAGCTTTAATGAAGAAACGACATTGCTTTATTGCTCATTTACTTTATCATTATGACTATATTGTTCATTTGGATGCTGACACTGGTGTTGTTAATCCAAATCATTGTTTCGAAGAATACATCACGCCAGGAATTGATGTATTTCTTCTAGAAAGAGTTCACTCTGGTGAAATACAAGCTGGTCATTATATAGTAAGGAATTCAACTTATTCCCGCGACTTTTTAATGGCATGGTTCAGACGTATGTTTGAACAAAAACGAGTCGACAATGCAGAGTTAGTTTTTGAATTTCACTCACGCGTTGTAAGCAAAGAAGATATAGCTAATTGTAAGCAGTGGTATTTTAAATATAATAGATGCATTAAGAAGGTGATGAATGGTCAAATGATATTCAAGAACTTTAAAGTATACAGAATAGCTCATGGATTCGTTCGAGACGCTTGGACAACTGGTTTTAAGTGGTCGGATAAAGACTTCCTACTACATGCAATGAAACATCAAGATGACGTTCTGTTTACAAGAAAATTATcaccgaacgattgtttaaatgaTAAGTGGAACCTTCCTTTGAACAAGTCTTTAATTGTTGACATGACGAGGATGAAAAACATATGGAGAAATGTTGATATGGATATGGTCAATGATGGACTTCGTATTGAGCAAGCTGATATAGCAGATTGCTGGCCTCAATGTCCAGATAATATAACAATGTCGTGAATTTAAGGCTAAATGGTGAAACaacaaatttgaaataaaaacagtcatACAAACGTAATTTACTTACTGCATGGAAAGGTTAAAATATAACTTTATACAATTATTTATTATAGTATATtgcatgtttttataagaatttttaagcaaaagtttaggatttttcttattttttcttctgtaCACTTGTTGACCCAAAACTCCCCATTGCAT is a genomic window of Hydractinia symbiolongicarpus strain clone_291-10 chromosome 14, HSymV2.1, whole genome shotgun sequence containing:
- the LOC130625120 gene encoding uncharacterized protein LOC130625120, encoding MRKKIAFVIALVLYFSLYVMLIRRSPRIFKIASKIQIITSANVQINVSSEKNHKIFHGYFQRQICRQIYGKIAIVSTMTAGNYVKNVVNNAVQSIKCYAKLRGYDLYQIQEEKDGNYTGTNGWTIPKQCLKGEVALMKKRHCFIAHLLYHYDYIVHLDADTGVVNPNHCFEEYITPGIDVFLLERVHSGEIQAGHYIVRNSTYSRDFLMAWFRRMFEQKRVDNAELVFEFHSRVVSKEDIANCKQWYFKYNRCIKKVMNGQMIFKNFKVYRIAHGFVRDAWTTGFKWSDKDFLLHAMKHQDDVLFTRKLSPNDCLNDKWNLPLNKSLIVDMTRMKNIWRNVDMDMVNDGLRIEQADIADCWPQCPDNITMS